A stretch of DNA from Macrotis lagotis isolate mMagLag1 chromosome X, bilby.v1.9.chrom.fasta, whole genome shotgun sequence:
GGCAAAGGAAAAGGACTATCCAATGTCCCATAAGATGCATTGATGTTACTGTGCTTGGATAGGGCCAACAATCATCAGGCTGATTTTTTTAAGAACGAAAAGGAATGCCAAACCTGAACAGTAAACCCCATTCACTGGGCAAATAAATATCCAGCACATCACCCTTAGCACAGCATCTTGAAGATCCAGAAACAGGCAGTGTAGTTGAGGCTGAGGGAAGAGGACCAGTCTTCTCCAAGAGGGAAGCTGATTTTTCCCTCCTTGGTGTCTTGAAGAGGTGAGGACTCCAAGGGCGATGCAAGATAGGTTTGAATCTGGCCCTGGATGCCCCAGGGCTAAGTTGGTTATTCAGTTCTAAATGTTTCAGTGAGTCCCTGCAAAGAACACAAGTGACTTCCTTTTAGCAAAGGTGTCTGCTCCATGGGTGACTGCTGTGATGGCAGAGCTTTGGCCTGGGTATGGCTCTGATGCTGGGCAGATTATTCTGACCTTAATAGCCACAgctatatttcatctcttcttccaTCATCTCCTTGTCATCCTCCTCAACTGTCTGAGcaccttctctcctcccttgCATCAACTCTGCCACTGTTCCTGTTTGGGACATGCCAATCTAGTTTCCTAGGGCTTCAATACTCATCCCTGAAACTTTCAGGACCTCCTTGGCCACTGATCTCCTATCTGTACTGTTTTTCCTTCAAGAATATAAGCtgctgggggcagctgggtggtgcagtggatagaacatggtcctggagtcaggagaacctgagttcaaatctgaccttggacccttaataattacttaaagaatataagctccttgagggcagaaccTGTCTTTGCTTTTGCATTTCCATCCTCAACACTTAGCTTGTTTCCTTTGTTTATTCACTTTGGGAGCCCTTACCATGATGGCTATAGGGATTACCCAcaacatttttctcttctcagtGTCTAAGAGTCTGCCTTGGCTCATTTCTTCTGTGAAGTTTAGAAGGGATTGATTACCTGATCATAGTCTTCTacatatttgaatttcttctctcGGTAGTAAAACCTCTTTTTCATGAAATATAGGACTATAATGTCACACAGGACTGTGGCCTGAattgatgataaaaaaataatgaaaggtcAGTGACTTTGCCCCTCTTGTTTAATGTTACTCAGATTATTCATCCCCCTCCCTCCTAATTAGTAACAACTAGCTAGCTCTTTAAGGTTCGCAGAGCACTGGGCATGTTATCTCAGTGGATCACGCCGTCTTGGGTGCTGTTGCTATCATTTCCGTTTCgttgttgttattcaattgtgttccccatttggggttttcttggcaatggtttgccagttccttctccaatcattcccattttgcagatgagaaagcaagctgagagaagggaagatgattttctctggtttacaaagctaggtggctcagtgatagagtgccagacctggagtcaggaagatgagttcaaatccagactgagacactaactgtgtgacactgggctagtcacttaaccctgtttgccttcatttccccatctgtaaaataagctggagaagaaaatggcaaacctctccagtatctttgccaagaaaacatgaaatggggtcataaagagttggacataactgaaatgactgaacaacaacacagcTAAGCATGTATAAGGCAGGAATCACATTTAAATCTTCCAGACTTCAAATCCTTATCTCTACCCATCTCCAATGGAGCCCCTCAGCTGATTATGGTCCCTCAAATCTCAGGTCAAAAGAACAGATCAGAGAATGTTATAAGATCTAACAGACAAAAAGGGCCTCTGGGGCCATCACTCTAATCCATACCTTAACAGTAATCCTGCCCACAACAACCCTAATAAGTGATCATCCAGCCTCTGCTTGATGACCTGTAAGGATAAGGAACACCCTCCTTTCCTAGGTTCCCAAACTGATGACAGCATCTCGGGGAAGGACACTGGGTGTTAGCCTGCCCGGCTTGGACacagggaaagaggagaaacaaACAAGAGAAGAGTAAGCAAAGAGCTAAAGGCTTGGTCCCTTATTTCCAAAGTGATTATAGTGTGATTTACCTCTCTGGGATACCACCCCTCCTTCCACCCCATCTCCCTTTGTGGTTTACATTAGAAGAATCACAGACTTCTCACCACTCCAAACAGCGCTAATCCAGAGCCAATGTTTATCATGGTAGGGATGATATCAAATTTCCCGGCCTGCCAAATGAGAACATGAGATTGAaacaagagaaaaacagaaaaaggtgGGATAAGTGTTACTCTGAATGTTTGAGTTGGTTGGTGCTTGGCTTAAGACTAGCTGAGATAGAAGAGAGATTTGGACATACCTTTCCAAAAACAAGGATGTCAAAGCGAATGCCATAGGCCTTGATGAGGGTCCGGATCTCGGTGCCATTTGCATCCTGATAGTACTTGGCAAACCTGGGGAGGAAATGTGAATGATTGAACACAGCCCTATGGATGCTAGAACTGGCCCTCAGTCTCTTCACTAACTCTGGAGCTCCCCAATTTGCTCATGCCAATTAGTAGGTTAATAAGCAGCAACGAGTGCCATTGAATCAGTTTTTAAGTTACGCCATCATGCAGCAGGGAGCCAGTGCTTCACACGACCTAGGCATATGATAGGGACTTGACAAAGGAATGAAGAGAGTCGAGTCCATTCTCTGGTAGTTAAGAgtgttttctttctgttgttcagtcttctctgacttttcatgaccccattggggttttcttgtcagagatactggaCTAATCTTGCCATTTCTGCTCCAggtcattttacggatgaggaaactgagtgaagCGACTTGCTCAGGTGACTCTGGGTAACTAGTGTtgttggggctggatttgaactcaggtcttctagactccaggtctgatgctctattcattgccaCCTAGTTCCCCATTTTCTTTGTAAATCTGCTTAACAGACCATAACAAATATTTCTTCACAAGGTTGGCCATCAGAAAGTTCCTTTCTCTGTTCTCATTGTGGTCTGTATCTATTCAAACCAATTcaatttattaggtacctaccgTGTGTACACTGGCTATGCCATTCATTTGCCATTGAATGTTATTTCCAATATATTCAGATCACCTAACCATTTAACaaattaaaacctttttaaaagaaGTAGCAACTGGAGAGTTATATGGAATCTTAAATCAGTGGCAGAAAGCAGCCACATTGGAATGACCTATTCAAGAAGCCAAAACCATGTCATGACCttcatttttagaggaaaaaggagaaggggcaAAGCCATTCACCGAACACTTATGGCTATGCCAGAAGCATTGGGTCCTACCTACCTCCACTTAGCTTGTGAGCAATGACTGCCTGGTTGGACAATGGCACTCTTGTAGCCATAGTTGCAGTCGCTCTGCTCTTAGCTTAGTCTGGTGCTTTGTGGCCACAGATTGGGCTGGTGGGCACTGCCCAGATATTCTGAAAATTGGAAGCAAGGCTGGCCAGTTTAACACAAAACCAGCCCTTCTGTTGGGACCCAAACAAGTTCATTCGTGCTCTAGGGACATGGTAATGGCTCCGTATATAAAAGGCAGTTTGCTGTTGGACCGTTACTGTAAAAGAGAATTCTTTCCCATTGGCTGCTTTTCTGGGGCTCTGAAGTCCAGGTTGACAATTCACCACCAGAGGGAAACCATGCAGCACAGCAAACTGCTGGGAAGACCAGGAGACATTTTCTTGCAGAGCCTCTGCTAGGGTTTGCATGCAAAAAGGGGAGCTGGTAGGGAGCTGTGCAGAAAAACCAAACCATCAAAAACTTACATGGTCCCACGCTGTGCTGTTtcagaaagggaaaacaaaaatacCTAGCTCAATTATTGCTTTACCAAAAATGTTAGCATTTGTAAGATAACTCCTCACCCCCCTAGAGTTAACACCTGTGTGTTAGCCCTGGTGACGGGGGTTTCGCTAAttagtttttataaaatgttgaTAATCAATTTAATTATTGATTTTCTCAAAAATTCCAAGTatttaatttatgcatttaagaTCCTGATTTTGAGCAATGGTACTCAGGCTTCTCCCAACTGACTGCTCAAGGGGTCCAGGGCACAGAAAAGATGATTAATCTTCAGTCCATCTAATCCTGCATTTTACTGAGGCAGATACAAGCTCACACAGATAAAGTGACTGTCTTCACGGCACAGCTGAGATTCAAACCTCTTGTCATGTGATCAACTCTCAGCCTGCTATTTACTCTACCAACCCTTCAAATGCATGCACCAAATTCAGTCTGGATTTTTCTACAACAGTTTCTGAAGATTGGCTAAAAGGGGTCGACCCTGCCCAAAGCTGTGTCTGGCCTGGTTCTCAGGGGTTACAGACATTAGAAATGGACAGTATCTCTTAATCTCAGCTGATTGGTAATGTTTGTCCTCtccccagccccccacccccaccccaaacatCTAAACAAATAAGTAAGGGATCCTAGGACCTGTCCCACCTGAAGTTATAGCCAGGAGAAACAGTGTGGTTCAAGCCCTGGTCGTCCAGGCGGCGAAAGGAATACTTTGGCAAACAGTAGGAGGAGGCCCAGTCCAGATTGCAGTTCCAGTGGATCTTAATGCTCATGATGCCTCCCTGCATGATCCAAAACaagaaggggtggggggggggaagctcaTATCAGAGCAAAGGTCAGAAGGAGACTAATATACTGAGGTCATCTGATcacttaaaaagaaatcaatgctTTTCTAAAAGTTTACAGTAAAGAGTTCTATAGAACCCTTGATTAGCAGTAGTTAACTAACTGGAGAATGGCTATCAGTCCCAGGAAGGGTTTCCTGGTGCAGTCATGCTGGAAGTACTCTTCTAGGGAAGAGCTGGGGCAAACAAAAGCCCCCACTCACCTTCACGGCCATCTCCTGGAAGTTCTGTCCTGCGAGTTTCACTATGTGGCCGATCCGGAATATGGGGCAAAACGGGTCTGTCTTGGCATCATAGACACATGATTTGAGGTAGGTGTCACTAATGTTGGGAAGGACATTCCTCCTAAAGCAGGAAATGAGCAAAAGGAAGATGTGAGGTAAGGGACGGGGAGGGAGAAATGACTGACAGACAGTATTGCTCCCAAGACAACAAGCCAAGCTACATGCTCTTTCTAATGATGTCCTTCAAGAGTTCATGACTTCCTCTCTCTCCAAATCACCCCTATGGTAAACCCCCTGGTGATGAGTCTTTTCTGAATTTAGAGGACCAGCCTGGCTAATGATGGGAATAGTTTACCCTTGAGATGTTTCTAGTTTGGAGGGACCAACCAGAGCATGTACATGGTTGGCATAGGTTTAAGAGTCTTGGGTCTCAGGCATTAGGGGATGATTTTAGGGAAGACCCCAATACTTACTTGGTGAAATTAAACTTGGGATACAAGATGTGGTTCTTAACCAAGATGGTGAAGTTTTCTACAGCATTCAGTAGAGCAGGTCTGAaatcacacacagacacacagacagacacatagacacacagacacacacacagaggatcAACCACAGTTTTTCTCAACTAGGAAAAAACTCACTGCCTCCAACTATACAAGTTAGGACCTTAGAAGTTGGGAAGAAGAGgggtttttaatcaaatttagaCTAGCTTATGAACTAGCTTTTTCCTAGCTTATGAgcatggggtagctaggtgatgcagtggatagagcactgggcttggaataagAAGACACCTTCCTGAGTTAACATCCAGCTTTAggtacttagtagctgtgtaatcttggacaagtcacttcaccctgtttgcctcagtttcctcacctgtaaaatgagctggagaaggaaatggcaaaccactccagtgtctttgaccaataaaaccccaaatggggttaggAAGAGTTGGACGAgacagaaatgactaaacaacaagctTATGAGCTCTCTAGCAGAGCATTTTCCATTGTAGCAGCTTCTCCTGGGAAGAGGGAGCAAACAAACCCAAGTACTGG
This window harbors:
- the P2RX4 gene encoding P2X purinoceptor 4 isoform X1, translating into MARCGPALAAFLFEYDTPRIVLLRSRKVGLMNRGVQLLILAYVIGWVFVWEEGYQEKDSVVSSVITKVKGVSVTNTSDMGLRVWDAANYVVPAQQGNTLFVMTNMIVTLNQRQSTCAEFPDVKTECNSDDDCPQGSMDVQGNGVTTGRCVPYNAHVKTCEVIGWCPVENDTYVPRPALLNAVENFTILVKNHILYPKFNFTKRNVLPNISDTYLKSCVYDAKTDPFCPIFRIGHIVKLAGQNFQEMAVKGGIMSIKIHWNCNLDWASSYCLPKYSFRRLDDQGLNHTVSPGYNFRFAKYYQDANGTEIRTLIKAYGIRFDILVFGKAGKFDIIPTMINIGSGLALFGVATVLCDIIVLYFMKKRFYYREKKFKYVEDYDQGLTETFRTE
- the P2RX4 gene encoding P2X purinoceptor 4 isoform X2 → MARCGPALAAFLFEYDTPRIVLLRSRKVGLMNRGVQLLILAYVIGWVFVWEEGYQEKDSVVSSVITKVKGVSVTNTSDMGLRVWDAANYVVPAQGNTLFVMTNMIVTLNQRQSTCAEFPDVKTECNSDDDCPQGSMDVQGNGVTTGRCVPYNAHVKTCEVIGWCPVENDTYVPRPALLNAVENFTILVKNHILYPKFNFTKRNVLPNISDTYLKSCVYDAKTDPFCPIFRIGHIVKLAGQNFQEMAVKGGIMSIKIHWNCNLDWASSYCLPKYSFRRLDDQGLNHTVSPGYNFRFAKYYQDANGTEIRTLIKAYGIRFDILVFGKAGKFDIIPTMINIGSGLALFGVATVLCDIIVLYFMKKRFYYREKKFKYVEDYDQGLTETFRTE